The segment TCGTCCTCGGCGGCACCGGCCAGATTCTGGACGTCGGCGCTACCCGGCGGTTGTTCACCCCGGCCCAACGCCGGGCGATCATCGCCCGTGACCATGGGTGCATCATGCCCGGCTGTACCGCGCCGGCCAGCTGGTGCGCCACCCACCACGTCCACTACCACTCACACGGCGGACCGACCTCCACCAGCAACGGCGCATTGCTCTGCGAACACCACCACGGCGTGATCCACCACGGCGAATGGACCATCACCATGCGCGATGGCGTTCCCTGGGTCATCCCACCAGCCTGGATCGACCCAAACCGGACACCCCGCCGCAACCACTACCACCACCCACCACCACTGGAATAAAGCCCGGTGACAGACAGGTGGGCAAAAGCTCACCCAGACCTCTAGGTGCGCACGACCCGAGAGGCAAGCGAGCCTTGACCGTCACCGCCTAGAGTGACCCCTCGGGCAGGTGGCTGCTCCGAATGGCTTCGCGTACGACGTCGGCGAGGTTGCCGTTTCGTTCTAGTGCTGCGCGCTGTCGACGCGCCCCGGTTCCGCGGCACATAATCCGTTCAATCATTTCGTCAACGAAGGCTTCATCGCCGGAGTCGATTAGTGCAGGGCGGACGTAGTCCACAAGCGAGCTGACTGCATCTGCTGCCGAACAGGGCGTGGCGCGGACTGGATGGAGCAAATCGCCCTCGAGTCCCCATCTGCTTGCCTGCCAGGCCGCCATTCGCAGGATGGCTACCGGAACGTCTTCGGGTGGATGGCCTGTACGCCACTGCTCTGCGGCGGTCTCTACCAAAGCCCTGCTCAAAGCCGCCAGGAGAACTGTGTCATCTGCGCATAGGCAGACATCGCCCACTCTGATTTCGACGGTTGGGTATGCCCGGGACAAGCGGGCGTCGAAGTACACCATTCCCTCATCGAACAGCACCTCGGTTTTGAGCAGTTGATCGATGAGCAGACGATAGTTGTCCGTCGACCCGAGGATCTCCATCGGCCCGGTCGCCGGCAACCGGTTCCACACCTGGGTGCGGAAGCTTGCATAACCTGTGTCCCTGCCGTTCCAGAACGGCGAATTGGTGCTCAGGGCTGCTAGTACGGGCAACCAGATACGGATCCGGTCCAGGACCGCGACGCCCTCTTCGACCGAGTCGATGCTGACGTGCACATGGCAGCCGCAAGTCAGTTGTTCGTCTGCGGTCAGGCCGAACTGGGCGTGCATCATGTCGAAGCGGGGCTGCTCGGTGCCGTGTGGTGCGGCAGGCAGCGGAGCTGTGGCCAAGGCGATCGCCCTAACGCCCACAGCCTGGGCATAAGCGTCCGCCCGCGCCCTGCCCGCACGAATGTCGGCGCCAAGCTCTTCGACGCTGGTATGTATTCGGGAGGCGATCTCGATTTGTTCCTGTTGAAACTCCACGGTGATCGTGCCCGCATGCCGATGGGACGGCAAGGCGAAGCCAGTAACTCCATAGCCCAGGCCGACGTCGCTACAGTCGGAATCGGCGGACGAGTTGCCCGGTTCGCCACCCGATTCTTTACCGGCGTGTGCGAGTAACGCACTCGCCGCGGGCACGATCGCTCCACTGCCTTGATCAACCAGCAGGAGTTCTTCCTCGACCCCGAAGGTGCGCATACAGGCCGCCGTATCCGTAGATGCCCGACGCGGACGACGTCATGGCTGGTGTTCTCATGGTGCGACGAACCGGAACGGAAGTCCACGATTCCCATTAATTCAGCCAGGCTACGAGCCGAGACACTGAGGCAGCAGCGAGTGGATTTAGCCAGGAAAGCGAGCCGAGCCGCTGAGGCAGGAGCAAATCAGCCCAAGCGGGGCAAATATCAGCCTGCGAGGCGGTTCGGCGCCGTCACGCGGCTATTCCAGCAGGCTGGTTCCGCAGTTCGGTTCCGCAGTTCGGTCGCGCAGTTCGGTCTCGGAGTTCAGTCCCGCAATTCATCTGCGTCGCCTGCCGAGCAACCCGCCGACCAGCACCCCCGCCAAGGCAATCGTGGCTCCGGTGACGGCCCCGGCGAGAAAGCCAGTAGTTCCTGCGGATGCAGCAGTCAGCCCGGAAAGGGCGGTGCGTGGGTTGCTGGTTCGGGTTGCTCGCGCGGATGCCGTCTCCGAGCTTGTGCCAGATGCTGCCGGAGCGCTGGAAGCGCCTGCGCTGCCGGTCGTTTCCGGGTCCACGGGTTCCGGGATCCCGTCCGCCATCACGTGGTCGACCGTAGTAAAGAACACCGCCGCCATCTTCTTGGCAACGGCAGTAATCATCCGCTGCCCCACCCCGCCCACCATTCCGCCAACGACGGCATCCGCGTCGTAGCTCAGCAGGGTGCCGCCATCCTCTTCGGCCAGGCGCACATTGACGATCGCCTTGATGGTTCCAGGCGCTCCGGCGCCCGATGCCGTCAGCACGAACGACTCCGGTCGTTCCTGCTCCGAGAGGGTCACCTCACCGTCGTAGCTGCCCTTGATCGACGCTACGCCCGCGGTGACCTTCAGCTTGTAGTGGTCGTCGCTGACCCGTTGCAGGGTCTGCACTCCCGGTATCGATGCCGCCAGCACTTTAGGGTCCTGCAACGCATCGAACACCTCTGCAGGGGGAGCAGACAGGTTTGCCGAGCCGGCGATTTTCATGAACTCTCCTTCGTTTGGGGTGCCTGCGGTCCGTGCGGTTGAGCTGCCCGCGGCTGAGGCGTTTGGGGTGCCTGCGGTCCGTGCGGTTGGGATGCTTGCGGCTCAGGCGATTGTGGTGTGTGCGGTTCACGATGCGCGCTCGCCGGCTGCCCGGACTGGGACACCTGGGCTGCCTCAACGTCTCGACCGGCACGGATCGCCGGTAGCTCGCCACGTTCACTAGCCTGCCGCAAATCAAACAGGTCCGACGGCGAAATCGGCATGGTCCGAATCGGGAAACCCTCGGCATCCTCGATCGCCGCCGCAATCGCAGCCGATGCCGGGATGACGCCCGCCTCGCCGGCCCCCTTCATGCCGAGCGGATTGAGCCCGGATGGCGTTGTGGTGTGGTCGGTGTCGATGTGATCCGGGACTTCCGTCGCGTAGGGCAGCAGGAAGTCCATGAAGGAGGCGTTGAGCATCTGACCATGCTCGTCGTAGACGATCTTTTCGTACAAAGCGCCACCGATGCCCTGTGCCACTCCGCCGTGAATCTGACCCTCGACGATACGAGGATTGATCACATTGCCGCAGTCGTGTACCACGGCGTACTTCAAGATCGTGATTTCAGCGGTGATCGGGTCGGTCTCGACGATCACCGCATGAGCGCCAGAGGCAAAAGTGGAGCGCGGCGGCGAATAGTAGCCGGTGGCCTCCAGC is part of the Saxibacter everestensis genome and harbors:
- a CDS encoding carboxylate-amine ligase, encoding MRTFGVEEELLLVDQGSGAIVPAASALLAHAGKESGGEPGNSSADSDCSDVGLGYGVTGFALPSHRHAGTITVEFQQEQIEIASRIHTSVEELGADIRAGRARADAYAQAVGVRAIALATAPLPAAPHGTEQPRFDMMHAQFGLTADEQLTCGCHVHVSIDSVEEGVAVLDRIRIWLPVLAALSTNSPFWNGRDTGYASFRTQVWNRLPATGPMEILGSTDNYRLLIDQLLKTEVLFDEGMVYFDARLSRAYPTVEIRVGDVCLCADDTVLLAALSRALVETAAEQWRTGHPPEDVPVAILRMAAWQASRWGLEGDLLHPVRATPCSAADAVSSLVDYVRPALIDSGDEAFVDEMIERIMCRGTGARRQRAALERNGNLADVVREAIRSSHLPEGSL
- a CDS encoding SRPBCC family protein codes for the protein MKIAGSANLSAPPAEVFDALQDPKVLAASIPGVQTLQRVSDDHYKLKVTAGVASIKGSYDGEVTLSEQERPESFVLTASGAGAPGTIKAIVNVRLAEEDGGTLLSYDADAVVGGMVGGVGQRMITAVAKKMAAVFFTTVDHVMADGIPEPVDPETTGSAGASSAPAASGTSSETASARATRTSNPRTALSGLTAASAGTTGFLAGAVTGATIALAGVLVGGLLGRRRR